Proteins encoded in a region of the Vicia villosa cultivar HV-30 ecotype Madison, WI linkage group LG5, Vvil1.0, whole genome shotgun sequence genome:
- the LOC131606376 gene encoding protein LURP-one-related 15-like produces the protein MQKRVQSSSSNYNNIIIGPQYCVPHYLDLSIMRKVTTLNDNFTITDINGKIFFNLDSSLISLHDHRLLLDATEKSVIMTLRRKVMKGHDRWEAFRGESTELKDLIFSVRRSLMFQTKIKLDVFLASNIKENTSDFKVKGSWFERSCVVYAGDSHNIVAQMHKKDSVQSVEYGKDNLMVRVYPNVDYAFIVAVILILDEINQDKIRQQH, from the exons ATGCAAAAGAGAGTGCAATCCTCTTCATCAAATTACAACAACATTATCATTGGTCCTCAGTATTGTGTTCCTCATTATCTTGACCTATCAATTATGAGAAAGGTCACAACATTAAACGATAACTTCACAATCACAGATATTAATGGCAAAATCTTTTTCAACCTTGATTCTTCTTTGATATCTCTCCATGATCATCGTCTCTTACTTGATGCCACCGAAAAATCCGTCATCATGACTCTCCGACGAAAG GTAATGAAAGGACACGATCGATGGGAAGCTTTTCGAGGTGAAAGCACGGAGCTTAAAGATTTAATATTTAGTGTAAGGAGATCACTCATGtttcaaacaaagatcaaattAGATGTATTCTTAGCTAGTAACATCAAAGAAAATACAAGTGATTTTAAGGTCAAAGGAAGTTGGTTTGAAAGATCTTGTGTTGTTTATGCTGGTGATTCTCACAACATTGTTGCACAA ATGCATAAGAAGGACAGTGTTCAAAGTGTTGAGTATGGGAAAGATAATCTCATGGTTAGAGTGTATCCTAATGTTGATTATGCTTTCATTGTGGCAGtgattttgattcttgatgaaattAATCAAGACAAAATAAGACAACAACACTAG